Proteins found in one Verrucomicrobiota bacterium genomic segment:
- the bamA gene encoding outer membrane protein assembly factor BamA, which translates to MRQRLSPLLLLFVLFAVSGLGSSLLGQEPESPLTVREVRVRYDGFPSVSEALIRGNIQVQRNTLFEQVVVDRSIRSLYQTGFFEFIAADVDEVGNDEVVVTFRVKPKYRIESITFRGNEKIKTSRLMDEIATESGDFFDEFTAKSDEDAIFALYLKKGFSNVDVDYEILRDDSTGRLDVIFSIIEGQKIRVNDIDFEGIGDLSASSLRRVMQLKEWNFFTSWLTGTGRFDPDLLVDDRQSLLAYIRDQGYLDVEIPESAIRISYPEENKVDIFISVDLGKQYSVGTVSVTGNTLFSDEEILDQTELKQGDVFSPSKVAEAREEIRLFYGADGYLETFVRALRSPNLETGAIDLNYQVSESGKFDVESINIQGNTKTKSIVIIRELALAPGDTFDLKRMRNSQLRLENTRYFESVSLRPESTNIPGRKDLSIVVQEGRTGNLTFGAGFSSLERAVFFAEISQGNFDIFNWRSYFQGDGQKFRLRFQIGSRSNEIVLSFEEPWLFEQRLALGFEIFRRETDFNSAVFNELRTGFEVYLRKRLFELVEGRLSYSLEQVNIFDVSEDASSQIQEEEGNTLVSKVGGTLTRDTRDRLLITRTGNRLEFNTQVAGGPFGGDVDYWKNQIRASQFIPTFEYLNQGMAFFGRIGTIVPYSDSDVPFFDRFFLGGPNTLRGFGFRDVGPKDENNEPIGGNSFAYFSAEYMFQLAQPLEFVLFYDWGFVNPDDWDFGASAYNDDWGFGFRVFILGAPLRLDFGFPITSDDTNDDGMQFNFSFGTRF; encoded by the coding sequence ATGCGTCAGCGTCTCTCGCCACTTCTCTTACTATTTGTTCTGTTTGCTGTTTCAGGGTTGGGGTCCAGTCTTCTTGGACAAGAGCCAGAATCCCCTCTGACCGTTCGCGAAGTTAGGGTTCGTTACGATGGGTTTCCCTCTGTGAGTGAGGCTTTGATTCGAGGAAATATTCAGGTTCAGAGAAATACTCTCTTTGAACAGGTGGTTGTTGATCGTTCGATTCGCTCTCTCTACCAGACAGGTTTTTTTGAATTTATTGCTGCCGACGTTGATGAGGTAGGGAACGACGAGGTGGTCGTTACCTTTCGGGTAAAGCCGAAGTATCGGATCGAAAGCATCACTTTTCGCGGCAACGAAAAGATCAAAACCTCCCGGTTGATGGATGAGATCGCTACTGAGTCCGGAGACTTTTTCGACGAGTTTACCGCGAAATCTGATGAAGACGCTATTTTCGCTCTCTACCTGAAGAAAGGCTTTTCCAATGTGGATGTGGATTATGAGATCCTTCGGGATGATAGCACAGGCCGTCTGGATGTGATTTTTAGCATTATCGAAGGTCAAAAGATCCGCGTAAACGATATTGATTTTGAGGGCATAGGCGATCTGTCGGCTTCAAGCTTGCGTCGGGTGATGCAGCTCAAGGAATGGAATTTCTTCACATCTTGGCTGACCGGGACGGGACGCTTCGACCCCGATCTTTTGGTGGATGATCGTCAAAGCCTTCTGGCCTACATCCGCGATCAGGGATACCTCGACGTGGAGATTCCGGAGTCGGCAATTCGTATTTCCTATCCGGAGGAGAACAAGGTAGACATTTTTATCAGTGTTGATCTGGGAAAACAGTATTCGGTTGGAACAGTATCGGTGACTGGGAATACTCTTTTTAGCGATGAGGAGATTCTCGATCAAACAGAGTTGAAGCAGGGTGATGTCTTTTCGCCGTCTAAAGTGGCGGAAGCTCGCGAGGAGATTAGGCTGTTTTACGGTGCGGACGGTTACCTAGAGACTTTTGTTCGGGCACTTCGATCGCCCAACCTCGAGACGGGAGCGATCGATTTGAACTATCAGGTCTCCGAAAGCGGAAAGTTCGACGTCGAGTCCATCAACATCCAGGGGAATACAAAAACAAAGAGCATTGTCATCATACGCGAATTGGCGTTGGCCCCTGGAGATACGTTTGACCTCAAGCGCATGCGAAACAGCCAGCTCCGCCTGGAGAATACGCGATATTTCGAATCGGTTTCGTTGCGGCCCGAATCGACCAACATCCCCGGGAGAAAAGATCTCAGCATAGTGGTTCAAGAGGGTCGTACCGGGAACCTTACCTTCGGTGCTGGATTCAGTTCTCTGGAACGTGCGGTCTTTTTTGCAGAAATAAGCCAAGGCAATTTTGATATCTTCAATTGGCGTTCCTACTTCCAAGGGGACGGACAAAAGTTCCGTCTTCGGTTTCAAATCGGTTCCCGGAGCAATGAGATCGTCCTTTCATTTGAGGAGCCTTGGTTATTTGAACAGCGGTTGGCACTCGGCTTTGAAATCTTTCGGAGGGAAACTGACTTCAATAGTGCGGTGTTTAATGAGTTGCGCACCGGCTTTGAGGTTTATCTGCGAAAGAGGCTCTTTGAGTTAGTGGAGGGCAGACTAAGCTATAGTTTGGAGCAGGTTAATATTTTTGACGTCTCTGAAGATGCCTCAAGCCAGATTCAGGAGGAAGAGGGTAATACTCTCGTATCCAAGGTAGGAGGCACCCTCACTCGGGATACCCGCGATCGACTCTTGATCACCCGCACGGGTAATCGTCTCGAGTTCAATACACAGGTCGCTGGAGGACCGTTTGGAGGGGATGTTGACTACTGGAAGAACCAGATTCGAGCCTCTCAATTCATCCCTACATTTGAGTACTTGAACCAGGGGATGGCATTCTTCGGCAGAATTGGAACAATCGTCCCTTACAGCGATAGCGACGTTCCCTTCTTCGACCGATTCTTCCTCGGTGGTCCGAATACTCTAAGGGGCTTTGGCTTTCGAGATGTGGGACCGAAAGATGAAAACAATGAACCGATCGGAGGTAACTCATTTGCGTATTTCTCAGCGGAATACATGTTCCAGCTCGCCCAGCCGCTAGAGTTCGTACTTTTCTACGACTGGGGATTCGTCAATCCCGATGATTGGGACTTTGGAGCTTCAGCCTATAACGACGACTGGGGCTTCGGGTTTCGCGTTTTCATTCTCGGTGCTCCCCTGAGGCTGGATTTTGGCTTTCCGATTACGTCAGATGATACTAACGATGACGGCATGCAATTTAACTTTTCCTTCGGAACGCGCTTCTAA
- the pheA gene encoding prephenate dehydratase yields the protein MSDSLKGPRTRIDEIDCKLVKLLDERADLASEIGKAKAADGLPVFDPAREDNVLQRALAESCGSFPHSALRRVFREIISASISIQKRLTVGYLGPESTFTHQAARECFGSSVEFRAFRTIPEIFEAVEKESVDFGVVPVENSIQGSVFATLDCLVDSGLRIIGEKRLRIEHCLISAEPLETITKVYSKDQALGQCRLWLSRHLSKADLIEAPSTAQAVEIASKEAGAAAIASSLSAAEYGLPVIEKGIQDASNNRTRFLVLGRPGAVRETEEGLVRTALVLSLPDEPGALQKALSPFAMKGINLSHIESRPSRKKPWEYLFFIEFSGHERSSPVADVLEELNDVCPFVKILGSFPFADALD from the coding sequence ATGAGTGACTCTCTCAAAGGACCACGGACACGGATCGACGAGATTGACTGTAAGTTGGTCAAACTGCTGGACGAGCGGGCTGATTTGGCTTCGGAGATTGGGAAGGCCAAGGCTGCCGACGGTCTCCCGGTGTTTGATCCTGCACGCGAAGACAATGTGCTCCAACGAGCTCTTGCGGAGAGTTGCGGATCGTTTCCTCATTCTGCTCTTCGGCGGGTGTTTCGGGAGATTATTTCTGCGTCTATCTCCATTCAGAAGAGATTGACGGTAGGATACCTCGGCCCTGAGTCGACGTTCACTCACCAAGCAGCGCGGGAGTGTTTTGGTTCGAGTGTCGAGTTTCGCGCATTCCGCACGATCCCTGAGATCTTCGAGGCAGTTGAAAAGGAATCGGTTGATTTTGGAGTGGTTCCAGTCGAAAACTCGATTCAGGGATCGGTCTTCGCGACTCTGGATTGTTTAGTTGATTCTGGCCTGCGGATTATCGGTGAAAAGCGTCTTCGGATTGAGCATTGTCTGATCTCGGCAGAACCACTTGAGACAATCACCAAGGTCTATTCGAAAGATCAGGCTTTGGGGCAATGTCGGCTATGGCTATCAAGGCATCTGTCCAAGGCGGACCTGATTGAGGCGCCAAGCACGGCTCAGGCTGTCGAGATTGCTTCTAAGGAGGCGGGTGCGGCCGCGATTGCCAGTTCTCTTTCCGCAGCGGAATACGGTTTGCCGGTCATCGAAAAGGGAATACAGGATGCATCCAACAATCGTACTCGGTTCCTCGTTTTGGGGAGGCCTGGGGCAGTTCGTGAAACGGAAGAAGGGCTCGTAAGAACTGCTTTGGTTTTGTCGCTACCGGACGAACCTGGAGCACTGCAAAAAGCTCTTAGCCCTTTCGCTATGAAGGGAATCAATCTAAGCCACATTGAATCGAGACCCAGCCGTAAGAAGCCTTGGGAGTACCTATTTTTTATTGAGTTTTCCGGTCATGAAAGGTCGTCGCCTGTTGCCGACGTCTTGGAGGAGTTGAATGACGTTTGCCCGTTTGTGAAGATACTTGGCAGCTTTCCTTTTGCAGACGCACTTGACTGA
- a CDS encoding pyridoxal phosphate-dependent aminotransferase family protein has product MAIFPTKKSTRSRIAKRCEEDSVTKLRLKYAPYYFTFDRQEGTQVWKDGKSYLMLSSNDYLGLGSHPKVIEAGKKALETWGSSTTGARLANGSRSYHTELEEELAEFVGKEACHVHAAGYLSCMSAVATFAERGDLIVVDKNVHSSLWSGINLSGASAERFIHNNPSDLTDVLDHEDPDRAKLLLFEGVYSMEGHVARLPELVEVAQERDLFTVMDDAHGFGVMGPGGRGTAAHFDRVDEIDIISGSFSKALSSTGGFVTGSQANIDYLRTHSKQTIFSAAISPAQAACALASLRVLKEEPEHLERLWRNTHRYKAMLDNLGLDTWGSETPAMPIVLGTKERVYAFWKDLLSQGVFTVMSIAPGVPPGKDLVRTAVSARHSDEDLDKIGEAIAFAARNL; this is encoded by the coding sequence ATGGCTATTTTTCCAACTAAGAAGAGCACCCGAAGCCGTATCGCCAAACGCTGCGAGGAGGATTCAGTTACCAAGCTTCGGCTGAAATACGCGCCCTACTACTTTACTTTTGATAGACAGGAGGGCACGCAAGTCTGGAAGGATGGCAAGTCCTACTTGATGCTCTCGAGTAACGATTACCTTGGTTTGGGCTCTCACCCCAAAGTGATTGAGGCTGGAAAGAAAGCACTTGAAACCTGGGGAAGCAGCACGACGGGAGCCCGTCTAGCGAATGGCAGCCGGTCATACCACACTGAGTTGGAGGAAGAGCTGGCTGAATTCGTGGGTAAGGAGGCCTGTCACGTCCATGCGGCTGGATACCTCTCTTGTATGTCTGCGGTGGCTACGTTTGCGGAGCGAGGCGATTTGATCGTCGTCGATAAAAACGTCCATTCGTCCCTTTGGTCCGGCATCAATCTAAGCGGAGCTTCGGCCGAACGCTTTATTCACAACAATCCGTCTGATTTGACGGATGTTTTAGACCACGAAGATCCGGATCGGGCGAAACTTTTGCTTTTTGAGGGTGTTTACTCGATGGAGGGCCATGTGGCCCGGCTCCCGGAGCTGGTTGAAGTTGCTCAAGAGCGCGACCTGTTCACTGTGATGGATGATGCTCACGGCTTTGGTGTGATGGGTCCTGGTGGACGTGGAACAGCAGCGCACTTTGATCGGGTGGACGAAATCGATATCATCTCAGGCAGTTTTTCGAAGGCACTGTCCAGCACGGGTGGATTTGTGACGGGGTCGCAAGCAAACATAGACTACCTGCGCACACACTCGAAACAGACAATCTTTAGTGCAGCAATATCGCCAGCACAGGCCGCCTGCGCTCTTGCATCGTTGAGAGTTCTCAAAGAGGAGCCCGAGCACTTGGAACGACTCTGGAGGAATACACACCGCTACAAGGCAATGCTGGATAACCTTGGCTTGGATACCTGGGGAAGTGAAACCCCGGCAATGCCGATCGTTCTTGGGACGAAAGAGCGTGTTTATGCGTTTTGGAAGGATCTGCTCTCGCAAGGTGTTTTTACGGTGATGTCGATCGCGCCTGGAGTGCCACCCGGGAAGGATTTGGTTCGAACCGCGGTTTCAGCGCGCCACTCAGACGAGGATTTGGACAAAATTGGTGAGGCAATTGCTTTTGCAGCCCGTAATCTTTGA
- a CDS encoding OmpH family outer membrane protein, protein MINKTILIFAGLLAGLLSTGAQEAPKVAIVDLDLVLQQYETFNEARAELTAQQQRADAELRPMVDSINALREEIQAVTDRINNPTSSEESQMEARNELRELQVSLEQEAIEFQRLQQEARRTIAQREQNMLSMVLDDVRGAAATVAEAGGFDLVLSNQNQIVLYFSDAMEISDEVLAELKEESEE, encoded by the coding sequence ATGATCAATAAAACCATTCTTATTTTCGCTGGTCTCTTGGCCGGATTGCTTTCGACAGGGGCGCAGGAGGCGCCAAAGGTCGCTATCGTCGATCTCGACCTCGTTCTTCAACAATACGAGACCTTCAACGAGGCCCGAGCCGAACTAACTGCCCAACAACAGAGAGCGGACGCGGAGCTTCGCCCAATGGTTGACTCCATCAACGCCCTCCGAGAGGAAATCCAAGCGGTCACCGACCGTATCAATAACCCAACCAGTAGCGAGGAATCCCAGATGGAAGCGCGCAACGAGCTTCGGGAGTTACAGGTAAGTCTTGAGCAGGAAGCAATCGAGTTCCAGAGGCTCCAGCAGGAGGCGAGGAGGACTATTGCCCAGCGCGAGCAGAACATGCTTTCGATGGTATTGGACGATGTGCGTGGTGCAGCGGCAACGGTCGCAGAAGCGGGAGGGTTTGATCTCGTCTTGAGTAACCAAAACCAAATCGTGCTTTATTTCAGTGATGCGATGGAGATTTCTGATGAGGTCCTCGCTGAACTTAAGGAAGAATCTGAGGAGTAA
- the lpxD gene encoding UDP-3-O-(3-hydroxymyristoyl)glucosamine N-acyltransferase codes for MKFSLPFTDFLSTLGDRSIEGSWDGEITGISTLSGARKGDLSFLGNSKYTHEVAQSTASVLLLPLDYEGHPGADQVYVRVENPSFALGRLCALLERRYWPRSPAGIHPTAVIDRDAVVHESASVGPYCLVSAGTKIGPDALLASHVSLGANVVIGAESRILTHVTVGDFCEIGERVILNPGVVIGADGFGYETVDGVHQKIPQIGRVILERDVEVGANTTIDRARFSETRVGEGTKIDNLVQIGHNVQIGKYCLIVAQVGISGSTTVEDYVVIGGQSGVVGHVLLGKGSQIGAQSGVSKSLPPGSAVRGSPAFDLNLYHRITALQRRLPEIFTRFKNFEKRFEEE; via the coding sequence ATGAAGTTCTCTCTTCCATTTACCGATTTCCTATCGACCCTCGGCGACCGAAGCATTGAAGGAAGTTGGGATGGAGAAATTACTGGAATCTCCACTCTGAGTGGGGCTAGGAAGGGCGATTTATCTTTTCTAGGCAACTCAAAGTATACTCACGAGGTAGCTCAAAGCACAGCCTCGGTTCTTCTATTGCCTTTGGACTACGAGGGGCATCCTGGAGCTGACCAAGTTTATGTGAGGGTGGAGAACCCGTCTTTCGCCCTGGGTCGACTCTGTGCGCTTCTTGAGCGTCGCTATTGGCCCCGGTCGCCAGCGGGTATTCACCCGACAGCTGTAATTGATCGAGACGCTGTTGTGCATGAGTCCGCTTCGGTCGGTCCTTACTGTCTGGTTTCGGCTGGAACGAAAATTGGGCCCGACGCTTTATTGGCCTCTCACGTAAGTCTAGGGGCAAATGTGGTTATCGGAGCAGAGAGTCGGATCCTCACTCACGTGACCGTGGGCGATTTTTGCGAAATAGGAGAACGGGTTATCTTAAACCCCGGTGTAGTGATCGGCGCGGATGGTTTTGGTTACGAAACGGTTGATGGAGTTCACCAGAAGATCCCTCAGATAGGCCGTGTCATTTTGGAAAGGGATGTCGAGGTGGGAGCCAATACGACAATTGACCGTGCCCGTTTCAGCGAGACTAGGGTGGGAGAGGGCACAAAAATCGATAATTTGGTTCAGATCGGGCACAACGTGCAGATTGGAAAATATTGCCTGATCGTCGCTCAAGTGGGTATTAGCGGAAGCACAACGGTGGAGGACTACGTAGTGATCGGAGGACAAAGTGGGGTAGTGGGACACGTGCTTCTAGGAAAAGGTTCGCAAATTGGAGCGCAGAGCGGCGTCTCGAAATCGCTGCCGCCCGGTAGCGCAGTGCGTGGATCACCCGCTTTCGATCTGAACCTCTATCACAGAATAACCGCTCTCCAGCGAAGGCTTCCCGAGATTTTTACGAGGTTCAAGAATTTCGAGAAACGATTTGAAGAGGAATAA
- a CDS encoding DUF3108 domain-containing protein → MKIAVGLTALLLLVNHIRADEEVVAPDFSPGEALRFDLRWSFFHVGYATLQVHDLVEYEGESAWHFSFHVRTNRFADRFFKVRTRIDTWVSEDLSRTLFYKESKREGKTRREIEVTFDWENREATYSNYGEAREPIALPEGPVLDPVGAVYRFRSLPLEEGGVYSFGVTDGKKAVVISLPINEEERIKVDAGRFNTYKIRPETGEIGGVFEKSADSEVNLWFSTDQPVYPIQVQGEVTVGSFWAKLNKVEILDPEELD, encoded by the coding sequence ATGAAAATCGCCGTGGGCCTCACTGCCCTACTACTCTTAGTGAACCATATTCGGGCCGATGAGGAGGTAGTAGCGCCGGATTTTAGTCCGGGAGAGGCTCTCCGTTTCGACCTACGCTGGAGCTTTTTTCATGTGGGTTACGCGACGCTTCAGGTGCACGATCTTGTTGAATACGAGGGTGAATCTGCTTGGCACTTTTCCTTCCACGTTCGGACCAATCGCTTTGCTGACAGATTCTTTAAAGTAAGAACCCGAATTGATACCTGGGTGTCGGAAGATCTCAGTCGCACCCTCTTTTATAAAGAGTCCAAAAGAGAGGGAAAGACAAGGCGTGAGATTGAGGTGACTTTCGATTGGGAGAATAGGGAGGCGACCTATTCCAACTACGGGGAGGCAAGGGAGCCGATTGCCCTGCCAGAAGGCCCTGTCCTCGACCCGGTTGGCGCAGTTTACCGCTTCAGGAGCCTTCCACTGGAAGAGGGAGGGGTCTATTCCTTTGGAGTAACGGATGGAAAGAAGGCGGTTGTGATTTCCCTCCCCATCAACGAAGAGGAAAGAATCAAAGTGGATGCAGGGCGTTTCAATACCTACAAGATCCGGCCGGAGACAGGAGAGATCGGTGGCGTCTTTGAAAAGAGTGCCGATTCCGAAGTCAATTTATGGTTTTCCACAGACCAGCCAGTCTACCCCATTCAGGTGCAGGGCGAAGTAACGGTCGGTAGTTTCTGGGCGAAGCTCAACAAAGTTGAGATTCTAGACCCTGAGGAATTGGACTAG
- a CDS encoding ribose-phosphate pyrophosphokinase: MKESQLKVFSGSSNPELVKKICDCIGIAAGEVTVTSFPDGETFVKFTENIRGDDIFIVQSTSVPANHHIMELLIMIDAARRASARRITAVIPFYGYARQDRKDQPRVPITSKLVANLLVAAGANRILTMDLHAQQIQGFFDIPVDHLYASPVVYDYLRTLKTESLTVFSPDVGGMKMAAAYADLLGCPLGFCAKRRMNAQTVEAFNIVGEVKGCDILIVDDMTETAGTLTAAAKLLKENGAKSVMAAVSHGTINEIGFERLAQGYIDRLITTDTVKLDVGDLPIKILTVSSLLAEAIKRIHGNSSVTSLFRVKGY; the protein is encoded by the coding sequence ATGAAAGAATCGCAATTGAAAGTGTTCTCCGGTAGCTCAAATCCGGAGTTGGTCAAAAAGATCTGCGATTGTATTGGAATAGCTGCGGGCGAAGTCACGGTGACGAGTTTTCCTGATGGAGAGACTTTCGTAAAGTTCACCGAAAACATCAGGGGTGATGATATATTCATCGTCCAAAGCACTTCTGTACCTGCGAACCATCATATTATGGAGCTCCTCATCATGATTGATGCGGCAAGAAGGGCTTCTGCACGGCGTATTACAGCTGTCATTCCTTTTTACGGTTATGCCCGGCAGGACCGAAAAGATCAGCCACGAGTGCCGATCACTTCCAAGCTGGTGGCGAACCTTCTCGTTGCTGCAGGAGCTAACAGGATTCTCACTATGGATCTACATGCCCAGCAGATCCAGGGGTTCTTCGACATACCCGTGGATCACCTCTACGCATCCCCTGTGGTCTATGACTATTTGAGAACTCTGAAAACGGAAAGTCTTACCGTTTTCTCGCCGGATGTTGGAGGAATGAAGATGGCGGCTGCCTATGCAGATTTGCTGGGTTGCCCACTTGGTTTCTGTGCCAAGCGTAGGATGAATGCACAAACTGTCGAAGCCTTCAACATCGTTGGCGAGGTCAAGGGATGTGATATTCTAATCGTTGACGATATGACAGAGACTGCAGGAACGCTCACGGCTGCAGCAAAATTGCTGAAAGAGAATGGGGCGAAAAGCGTGATGGCTGCAGTTAGTCATGGAACGATCAACGAAATTGGATTCGAGCGTCTGGCTCAGGGATACATCGATCGACTGATTACAACTGACACGGTGAAACTCGACGTTGGTGACCTGCCGATCAAAATCCTTACGGTGTCCTCACTCTTGGCGGAGGCGATCAAGCGGATTCACGGCAATTCCAGCGTGACCTCGCTTTTCCGGGTGAAGGGGTATTAG
- the scpB gene encoding SMC-Scp complex subunit ScpB, whose product MPTELKKTVEALLFSTSEPLSIGELHRVLAEAHEQSLADASGSSESDSFEEDSTLPPPPGTAKLRKILQDLREDWRLRETVYDLAETADGFRMVVRPAFGDAVRLLRKEARPARLSRAAMETLSIIAYRQPITRSDIERIRGVSADSALSRLTDHDLVEGKGRADLPGRPTVFGTTEKFLEFCGIPSVDSLPSSDVLSPARLASWLTDDEEKRIPDTGDMGLPGVEDEPSERNGSVGGSSDSVAGGSQV is encoded by the coding sequence ATGCCAACTGAACTCAAAAAGACGGTCGAGGCGCTATTGTTTTCGACTTCAGAACCGCTTTCGATCGGGGAACTCCATCGCGTGCTCGCGGAAGCGCATGAGCAATCTCTGGCGGATGCATCAGGGTCTTCTGAGAGTGATTCGTTTGAGGAGGATTCGACACTTCCTCCACCTCCGGGAACAGCAAAACTAAGGAAAATTTTGCAAGACCTACGGGAGGACTGGCGGTTAAGGGAGACAGTATACGATCTGGCGGAGACTGCTGACGGTTTTCGCATGGTCGTTCGTCCGGCTTTTGGAGATGCGGTTCGTCTCTTAAGGAAAGAGGCTAGGCCCGCCCGCCTCAGCAGGGCTGCCATGGAGACATTGTCCATCATTGCGTATCGTCAGCCGATCACTCGCTCAGATATTGAGAGGATCCGTGGAGTCTCCGCAGATAGTGCTCTGTCTCGGTTGACTGACCATGACCTGGTCGAGGGAAAGGGAAGGGCGGATTTACCGGGAAGACCCACTGTATTTGGAACGACGGAAAAGTTTCTAGAGTTTTGTGGGATACCTTCCGTCGATAGTTTACCTTCTTCGGATGTTCTTTCGCCGGCTCGATTAGCTTCTTGGCTGACGGATGACGAGGAGAAGAGGATTCCAGACACGGGTGACATGGGCCTTCCGGGAGTGGAAGACGAACCGAGTGAACGAAATGGCAGTGTAGGAGGGTCATCTGATTCAGTCGCTGGAGGGAGCCAAGTATGA
- a CDS encoding SLC13 family permease, translated as MTWEIVFVLLLLACAVASFTKEKVSADVTAIVVFVVLALGAALFPDSRLPSIKELMGVFANPAPLTIAAMFIISAGLERCGVISSLTVLLQKTTRYGYRSFLLLLILPVAVISAFVNNTPVVVILIPVVISLSANLGVPASKVLIPLSYASIFGGTCTLMGTSTNILGSSLLSSSGYEGFSMFEFSKVAFPLAILGTIYLTIFGKFILPKRESLGELIPAEARKEYLAEAFVRPDSPLAGKMVKEIKILKQDGIRLVELVRSGTPISGDLKEIELRGGDRVVLACRPSGLAEAREFEGFILTAEKDADLEPISARQASIVEAMVAPNSPFVGRTIAATNFRQRFRTLILAVHREGRNLNADFQRTILAPGDTLLLLGPDEALDLIRNSGDLVLLDQPAVPADTRKKMAPTAIGVLVGVVLLATFNVVPIAVSTLVGVSVLFLTGCLKPQEGYEAVEWKILVLIYGMLGLGLALQTTGASMLFAESANAAVEAWIPHEWQPFVLLAVIYLASSVFTEFLSNNATVVLMVPLAITLALSMGADPRPFAIACCIGSSASFATPIGYQTNTLVYGVGAYRFTDFVRIGLPLNLMYAVGTIFLVSYFWDV; from the coding sequence ATGACTTGGGAGATTGTTTTTGTTCTCTTACTTCTGGCTTGCGCAGTTGCGAGTTTTACTAAGGAGAAGGTTTCTGCGGACGTTACTGCGATCGTTGTATTCGTTGTTTTGGCGCTCGGAGCTGCTCTTTTCCCAGACTCTCGGTTACCGAGCATCAAGGAATTGATGGGCGTTTTTGCGAATCCGGCGCCTCTCACGATTGCGGCAATGTTTATTATCAGCGCAGGACTCGAGCGCTGCGGAGTAATCTCTTCCCTGACCGTTTTGCTGCAAAAGACGACACGGTACGGATATCGGTCCTTCCTTTTGCTATTGATTTTGCCCGTCGCTGTAATCTCAGCCTTTGTAAACAACACTCCCGTCGTTGTAATTCTGATTCCAGTCGTGATCAGTCTAAGCGCCAATCTCGGGGTTCCCGCTTCTAAGGTTCTTATTCCTCTCAGTTACGCATCGATTTTTGGGGGAACCTGCACTCTTATGGGGACCAGCACAAACATTCTTGGCTCCTCTCTGCTCTCTTCATCCGGCTACGAAGGATTCAGTATGTTTGAATTTTCCAAAGTAGCCTTCCCTCTCGCTATTCTTGGAACAATCTACCTGACGATTTTCGGAAAATTCATCCTGCCCAAGCGGGAAAGTCTCGGAGAATTAATTCCCGCAGAAGCACGCAAGGAGTACCTAGCTGAGGCGTTTGTCCGCCCAGACTCTCCCCTCGCAGGCAAGATGGTCAAAGAGATTAAGATCCTCAAACAAGACGGTATTCGACTGGTCGAACTCGTTCGGTCCGGAACGCCGATCTCTGGCGACCTCAAGGAAATTGAGCTTCGCGGTGGGGATCGTGTGGTGCTTGCCTGTAGACCATCTGGTCTTGCTGAGGCACGGGAATTCGAGGGCTTCATCTTGACCGCAGAAAAAGATGCCGATCTTGAGCCTATTTCAGCCAGACAAGCTTCGATCGTCGAGGCAATGGTTGCTCCAAACTCCCCTTTTGTAGGCAGAACTATCGCAGCCACAAATTTTCGTCAGCGGTTTCGCACGCTAATTCTAGCCGTTCACCGTGAAGGCAGAAACCTCAATGCTGACTTCCAGCGAACTATCCTTGCCCCAGGTGATACGCTTTTACTTCTCGGCCCGGACGAGGCACTAGATCTGATCCGGAATAGTGGTGATCTCGTTCTCCTTGACCAACCCGCAGTACCTGCAGACACCCGGAAAAAGATGGCGCCCACTGCCATCGGGGTTCTTGTAGGGGTCGTCTTACTCGCAACCTTCAATGTCGTTCCAATCGCAGTTTCGACTCTGGTTGGAGTCAGCGTCCTCTTTCTGACAGGCTGCCTGAAGCCGCAAGAAGGCTATGAAGCAGTCGAATGGAAGATCCTCGTTTTGATTTACGGAATGCTAGGATTGGGCTTGGCACTCCAGACTACGGGTGCGTCGATGCTATTCGCTGAGTCTGCAAACGCCGCTGTGGAAGCGTGGATTCCACACGAGTGGCAGCCCTTTGTTCTTTTGGCAGTGATCTATTTGGCGAGCAGCGTTTTCACAGAGTTTCTTTCAAACAACGCTACCGTAGTTCTTATGGTTCCGTTAGCCATCACTCTTGCCCTGAGTATGGGAGCGGATCCAAGGCCTTTTGCGATTGCCTGCTGCATTGGATCGTCTGCCAGTTTCGCTACTCCTATTGGCTACCAAACCAATACGCTCGTATATGGAGTTGGTGCTTATCGATTTACCGATTTTGTTCGGATCGGCCTTCCTTTGAATCTCATGTATGCGGTAGGAACCATTTTTCTGGTTTCCTATTTCTGGGACGTCTAG